The genomic window CCGCCGAGCAGGTCCTTCGCGGTCACGAGGGCGTGCAGGCGGACCGTGATCTCCGCGAGGGTCATCTTGCCGCCTTCCTCGCGGTCCACGACGGCGACCACGTCGTCGACGACCGCGCCCTGGGCCCGCATGCGCTCGATGGCTCCGCGCAGCGTGCCTCCCGTCGTGACCACGTCCTCGACGAAGAGCACCCGGTCCCCTTTGGAGAGCTCGCCTTCGAACTCCTTCTTCGTCCCGTGCTCCTTGGTCGCCTTGCGGACCATGAGGTACGGCTTGTTCGATGCGAGGCTCACCGCCGC from Thermoplasmata archaeon includes these protein-coding regions:
- the pyrE gene encoding orotate phosphoribosyltransferase encodes the protein MQEQAPARWIRPALSPFVSSLLVSDLKSCGALRFGSFVLASGKESRYYVDIKKAITQPGVLRTIADAMAPYAMVVDRVAGVELGAVPIAAAVSLASNKPYLMVRKATKEHGTKKEFEGELSKGDRVLFVEDVVTTGGTLRGAIERMRAQGAVVDDVVAVVDREEGGKMTLAEITVRLHALVTAKDLLGGA